The following proteins are encoded in a genomic region of Hydra vulgaris chromosome 05, alternate assembly HydraT2T_AEP:
- the LOC136079921 gene encoding uncharacterized protein LOC136079921 yields the protein METLLSIENIEKMVAGMLEKQSKIILEKTEQLLKDQEKNFAIITSANMKILTERLDKLEKDTIKNITKTNDIAYDLNATRTKVAFLETEFNEIKKFISEQDEIISSKFETVKQKTKKINMELKDKSEILKIRNKLRVIEDRSRRNNLRIDGIKESENESWVESECKVHKLFEECLDIKNIKIERAHRSGPRDVNKHRPIVLKLLNYKDKTEILKKSFKLKGKNIYINKDFSAETTEIRKGLRERIKKERESGKFAVISYDKLVIRNWTAKK from the coding sequence atggAGACATTATTATCAATCGAAAATATTGAGAAAATGGTAGCTGGTATGCTAGAAAAgcaaagtaaaattattttggagaaaacagagcaacttttaaaagatcaagaaaaaaactttgctaTTATTACTTCTGcaaacatgaaaattttaacGGAGAGACttgataaacttgaaaaagatacaatcaaaaatataacaaaaaccaACGACATTGCGTATGATTTGAACGCAACACGCACAAAGGTTGCATTTTTAGAAACCGAATTCAATGagattaagaaatttatttctgaGCAAGATGAAataatttcatcaaagtttGAAACAGTAAAAcagaaaacgaaaaaaattaacatggaacttaaagataaaagtgaaatattaaaaatcaggAACAAACTAAGGGTGATTGAAGATCGTTCACGTAGGAACAACTTGAGAATAGACGGGATAAAAGAAAGCGAAAATGAATCATGGGTAGAATCTGAATGTAAGGTGCATAAACTATTTGAGGAATGCcttgacattaaaaatataaaaattgaaagagcTCATCGATCTGGGCCGAGAGATGTTAACAAACACAGACCGATAGtcctaaagttattaaattataaagacaaaactgaaatacttaaaaaatcgtttaaaCTCAAAGGAAAAAAcatctatataaataaagattttagtgCGGAGACTACAGAAATAAGGAAGGGTTTAAGAGAACGAATAAAGAAAGAAAGGGAATCCGGCAAATTTGCGGTTATATCATACGACAAACTAGTCATTCGTAATTGGACTGCGAAGAAATGA